A single genomic interval of Spinacia oleracea cultivar Varoflay chromosome 6, BTI_SOV_V1, whole genome shotgun sequence harbors:
- the LOC110778191 gene encoding calcium-dependent protein kinase 1, which yields MLNVDQTSSATQVTKYKSTLWLLLNPTIQNSEFRIQNCPLFFSSSSPDIKTAFPHCLLPPYPQLSLSPHFLSLSSLMGNCNGLPSTLSQLRSYDNEPLSSTSNPPPPQPPQPHHDTPPPPPQQQQQQQHQQKQPPQSLSSNFGRVLGRPMEDVRATYIFGRELGRGQFGITYLVTHKKTKLQFACKSIATRKLLNRDDVEDVRREVQIMHHLTGHRNVVELTGAYEDRHSINLVMELCAGGELFDRIIAKGHYSEREAAKLFRQIVTVVYNCHSMGVMHRDLKPENFLFLSSLEDSPLKATDFGLSVFFKPGDVFRDLVGSAYYVAPEVLRRSYGAEADVWSAGVILYILISGVPPFWGENEQGIFDSILQGNLDFTSDPWPSISNSAKDLVKKMLRQDPKERLSALDALNHPWMREDGEAPDKPIDVAVLTRMKQFRAMNKLKKVALRVIAENLSEEEIMGLKEMFRSMDTDNNGTITYEELKAGLPKLGTKLSEFEVRQLMEAADVDGNGTIDYMEFITATMHMNRMEKEDHLYKAFEYFDEDKSGYITMKELEQALKKYNMGDEKTIREIIAEVDTDHDGRINYEEFVAMMKKGNPDLVSNRRRR from the exons ATGTTGAATGTTGACCAGACTTCGTCTGCCACGCAAGTCACAAAATACAAGTCCACCCTTTGGCTTTTGCTTAATCCTACCATTCAGAATTCAGAATTCAGAATTCAGAATTGTCctctcttcttctcttcttcttctccagACATAAAAACCGCGTTTCCACACTGTCTTCTTCCGCCATATCcacaactctctctctctcctcacttcctttctctctcctccttaatggGCAACTGTAATGGCTTACCTTCCACTCTGTCCCAACTCCGCTCTTACGACAACGAACCTCTCTCCTCCACCTCCAATcccccaccaccacaaccacctcAACCCCACCATGAtaccccaccaccaccaccacaacaacaacaacaacagcaacatcaACAGAAACAACCACCacaatctctctcctccaactTCGGCCGTGTCCTCGGCCGTCCAATGGAGGACGTCCGCGCAACCTACATTTTCGGCCGCGAATTAGGGCGCGGACAATTCGGCATAACCTACTTAGTTACTCACAAGAAAACCAAACTTCAATTCGCCTGTAAATCAATCGCTACTCGCAAACTTCTCAACCGAGATGACGTCGAGGATGTCCGCCGTGAGGTTCAGATCATGCACCACCTCACCGGCCACCGCAACGTGGTTGAGCTTACAGGCGCCTATGAAGACCGCCACTCCATCAATTTAGTCATGGAATTATGCGCCGGCGGTGAGCTCTTTGATCGGATTATCGCCAAGGGACATTACTCCGAGCGCGAGGCAGCCAAGTTGTTTCGCCAGATTGTTACGGTTGTGTATAATTGTCATTCTATGGGGGTTATGCATAGGGATCTTAAGCCTGAGAATTTCCTGTTTTTGAGCTCTCTTGAAGATTCCCCTTTGAAAGCTACTGATTTTGGACTTTCTGTCTTCTTCAAACCAG GAGACGTTTTCAGAGACCTTGTCGGAAGTGCATATTATGTAGCTCCTGAGGTTTTACGTCGTAGTTATGGTGCTGAGGCTGATGTTTGGAGTGCTGGAGTAATATTATACATCCTCATTAGTGGAGTTCCACCATTTTGGGGAG AGAACGAGCAGGGTATTTTTGATTCTATTCTGCAGGGAAATCTTGATTTCACATCTGATCCATGGCCTTCAATATCCAATAGTGCCAAAGATCTCGTGAAGAAGATGTTGCGGCAAGATCCTAAGGAAAGGCTTTCTGCTCTTGATGCTTTGA ATCATCCATGGATGAGAGAAGATGGAGAAGCACCTGATAAGCCAATTGATGTCGCTGTATTAACGAGAATGAAGCAATTCAGGGCAATGAACAAATTGAAAAAAGTTGCATTGAGG GTGATTGCTGAGAATCTTTCCGAAGAAGAAATCATGGGTTTGAAGGAAATGTTTAGATCTATGGATACAGACAACAATGGAACTATTACCTATGAAGAGTTAAAGGCTGGTCTTCCAAAGCTGGGAACTAAACTTTCTGAGTTTGAAGTGAGGCAGTTAATGGaagcg GCTGATGTCGACGGTAATGGAACCATTGATTACATGGAGTTCATAACAGCCACAATGCATATGAATAGAATGGAAAAGGAGGACCATCTGTACAAGGCCTTTGAATATTTTGACGAGGACAAGAGCGG GTACATTACCATGAAGGAATTGGAGCAAGCCTTGAAGAAGTATAACATGGGTGATGAGAAAACAATACGGGAGATAATTGCTGAAGTTGACACAGATCAT GATGGTAGAATTAATTATGAGGAATTTGTAGCTATGATGAAGAAAGGCAACCCTGATTTGGTTTCAAACAGACGGAGAAGATGA
- the LOC110778200 gene encoding uncharacterized protein, with protein sequence MGTRNPGAAFCSDNLSNGYKNLGDLLQIAGCGSDHRADTILRLQPIGSNFVPHCPTSKGMKRKWGCRDGKTGQYVDPSLCLGPHRSSSSSDSKGSSATGCTAISSAKETEAESSMDLDLDFTLHLGSDKSPSPKKPTVSNFKRASMQLNLDLELSLSTSPLESEITSIFGGLDAPQHGVVPLMVGATQFMDNESASSHWEVANSPSHVPLCSGAGGISILKPIPRKVDLISATPDISASTLSVPKSSVTCTSGIVQQPQRGSSSKLCQFTGCGKGARGASGLCIAHGGGRRCQRPGCNKGAEGRTALCKAHGGGRRCEFLGCTKSAEGRTDFCIAHGGGRRCGHEGCSRAARGKSGLCIRHGGGKRCQRENCTRSAEGLSGLCISHGGGRRCHHLDCNKGAQGSTMFCKAHGGGKRCTVDGCTKGAEGSTPFCKGHGGGKRCSYSGCPKSVHGGTSFCVAHGGGKRCAVTGCTKSARGRTDFCVRHGGGKRCIFEGCGKSAQGSTDFCKAHGGGKRCAWGQLGSQYGNKADGPCGSFARGKTGLCAMHGALVQDKRVHGGFTLGPLLQDPDSSDLGNMMDDVSAGIMNVDNMSMGPAGGHYAAGWPPCDLMHAVEKESHRSPPTPEGRVHGGSLLSLLASSSSVQAKQWP encoded by the coding sequence ATGGGCACTAGGAATCCAGGAGCAGCCTTTTGTTCTGATAATTTATCAAATGGATATAAAAATCTGGGTGATTTACTGCAGATAGCAGGTTGTGGATCTGATCATCGTGCAGATACGATATTAAGGCTTCAACCCATTGGTTCCAACTTCGTCCCTCATTGCCCCACGTCAAAGGGAATGAAGCGTAAGTGGGGTTGTAGGGATGGAAAGACAGGTCAGTATGTCGATCCTTCGTTGTGTCTGGGGCCGCACCGTTCATCAAGTTCATCAGACAGCAAAGGAAGTTCGGCAACTGGGTGCACTGCAATTTCTTCAGCCAAAGAAACTGAGGCCGAGTCCTCAATGGATCTTGACTTGGACTTCACTCTACACCTTGGCAGTGACAAATCTCCTAGTCCAAAGAAACCAACCGTCTCAAATTTCAAAAGGGCGAGTATGCAGCTTAATCTCGACTTGGAATTGAGTCTTtcaactagcccccttgaatcAGAAATCACCAGCATCTTTGGAGGCTTAGATGCTCCTCAGCATGGTGTAGTGCCATTGATGGTTGGGGCAACACAATTTATGGACAATGAATCTGCTTCATCTCACTGGGAAGTAGCAAATTCCCCATCACATGTGCCCCTCTGTTCTGGAGCTGGAGGGATTTCTATTCTGAAGCCCATTCCAAGAAAAGTGGATCTGATCTCTGCCACTCCAGATATCTCAGCAAGCACATTAAGTGTGCCTAAAAGCTCAGTCACCTGTACTTCCGGAATTGTGCAGCAACCGCAACGTGGGAGTAGTTCAAAACTGTGTCAGTTTACTGGATGTGGAAAGGGGGCAAGAGGGGCTTCCGGTCTCTGTATTGCTCATGGTGGTGGAAGAAGGTGCCAAAGGCCTGGCTGCAACAAGGGAGCTGAAGGGAGAACAGCCCTTTGCAAAGCACATGGAGGTGGACGACGGTGTGAGTTTCTTGGTTGTACAAAGAGTGCCGAGGGACGTACTGATTTCTGCATTGCACATGGTGGTGGACGTCGATGTGGTCATGAAGGTTGCTCCCGTGCTGCTCGAGGAAAATCTGGTTTGTGTATAAGGCATGGTGGTGGTAAGAGATGTCAAAGAGAGAATTGCACAAGGAGTGCTGAAGGCTTGTCAGGTTTGTGTATCTCACATGGTGGAGGTCGCCGTTGTCACCATCTTGATTGCAACAAGGGAGCTCAAGGAAGCACAATGTTCTGTAAGGCACACGGTGGGGGGAAACGGTGTACTGTTGATGGGTGTACCAAAGGTGCTGAAGGAAGCACACCATTTTGCAAGGGACATGGAGGAGGGAAGAGGTGCTCTTATTCTGGTTGTCCAAAGAGCGTTCATGGTGGAACATCATTCTGTGTTGCTCATGGAGGTGGCAAGAGGTGTGCTGTCACAGGCTGCACCAAAAGTGCAAGAGGAAGGACAGATTTCTGTGTTCGTCATGGCGGAGGGAAAAGGTGTATATTTGAAGGCTGTGGCAAAAGTGCACAAGGTAGCACTGATTTCTGCAAGGCACATGGAGGTGGAAAAAGATGTGCTTGGGGACAACTTGGATCACAATATGGAAACAAAGCCGATGGTCCTTGTGGTTCGTTTGCTAGAGGAAAAACGGGTCTATGTGCCATGCATGGGGCTTTGGTTCAGGACAAACGTGTACATGGGGGCTTCACTTTGGGTCCTTTATTGCAGGACCCAGATTCCTCCGACTTGGGGAACATGATGGATGATGTTTCTGCAGGAATAATGAATGTTGATAACATGTCAATGGGACCAGCTGGTGGTCATTATGCAGCAGGATGGCCTCCGTGTGATCTGATGCATGCGGTAGAGAAAGAGTCTCATCGCTCACCTCCAACTCCAGAGGGAAGAGTTCATGGTGGAAGTTTGTTGTCATTACTCGCTAGTAGTTCAAGTGTTCAAGCAAAGCAGTGGCCGTAG